CCTGGTTCGGCAAGACCGGATCAGGAAAGTCGACCGCCCTGGAGAGCGCGCTCCTCGAAAACCACGTCGGGACCGACGGCGCGGACATCCTCATCGACGGGAAAGGCGACGGCATGCCCCTGGAGTATCTGCGCATCCACTACGAGCGCTTCGGGACGCTGGAGAACGTGCTGTACTTCGACTGTGCAGAGCTTCTTCCCGCCTTCTCGTTTTTCGATATCCGCGACGAACTCGATCGAGGTATCGACCGGACGGCGGCTGTCGAGGACCGAGTCGACCACTACGTCGAGATACTCAGTCAGCTGATGGGCCGTGAGCGCTTCGAGCAGGCAGTCCGCTCGCCGGACATCATCCGCTACATGGTCAAGGCCATGTTCGACCCGGTCAGCGGTTCGGACGCCTTCAGTCATCGCGACCTGCATGGCGCGATCCAGGAGATGCACGACCGATCCAGCGCGCCGCCGGTCTCGGATGGCGACCTCGAACGGATGCTCGCCGGCGTCGTCGCGAACCGTGCCCGCACGTTCGACGAGATAATGCAGGGCGTGGCAAACCGCGTCGAGAAGATCCCCGTAAACCCGCGTCTTGCCCGGATCTTCAATCACGTTCCTGAGACGACAGCGGACGGCGAAGCGACCGAGGAGCCGCAGTTCGACCTCGTGGACTATCTGGATGAGGACGTCGTCGTCATCTTCGATCTGGGCGGCCTCCGCAGCGAGTCCCAGCGAGCCCTGACGTTGCTCGTCCTCTCGAACCTCTGGTCCGCGCTGAAACGGCGAGCGCAGACCAATGCAGAGATGATTCCAGATACCTCGGCCGAAGTGCCCCAGGCTGAACCCTCTGAAGAGGAGTCCCTGCCACTGGTCAACCTCTACATCGAAGAGGCAGCGAGCGTCGCCGACTCGTCACTACTCTCGGAGTTGCTCTCGCAGGCTCGCAGCTTCGGCTGTGGCGTCACCCTTGCCATGCAGTTCCCGGCACAGCTCCGCGAACGGAGCCAGCGGGCCTACCTGGAGGTCCTGAACAACGTCTCGACGATCGTCTCGGGGAACGTCGCCGTCGACAACCACCTCGCGAAGCGGCTCTCCACCGACGAGATGGACCCCGCCGCGGTCGCGACACGTTTGCGTGCACTCCGGCGTGGCGAGTGGCTCGTCTCCCTCCCAGCAGCGTTCGATACCGACGAACCTCACCCCTTTCTAGTTCGCTCGCTCACGCCACCACGAGGCCATCCTGCAGCGCCGCGGACGCCAGGACGACCTGGATTCGGTACTGCCGTCCAGCAAGGGCAGCGCCGGCTCGAAACCACGGCGGCACTCGGCCTCATCGAACCCAGTTCAGTTGACGAGGAAGGGCAAGCCGAGGAGACACCCGACCGCGTCGACAGCGCCCTACCGTATACGAACCGGCTGCCGCCGACCGTCAGCTACGACGACGATATCCACGGACTGGCCTGTCGAGAGTGTGAGAGTCGCTACGACCCAGACAACTCGGGGATGCGGCGGGCAATCGAATGTTGTTCCAGCTTGGAGGCTGTCGACCGTGACGATATCCCCATCTGTGAGGTTAATCTGAAGCTTACTGCCGAGGAGCGTGCCGACGCCGAATTCGCCGATAGACAGCTCCTGTTCCTCCAGGCGGTCTACAACGCTCAGCAACTCCGCTACGACGACATCGAGTACGACATCGTCCACGACAGCATGCTCCGCCTGCAGGAGTACCTCGACGTCGAGAGCGAGGCGATACAGGACCTCTTGGACGCAGGGCTGCTCTCACACGACACGGACCGCCCCCACCGACTCTACACCGTCACGCCCGAGGGTCGCGGCACCATCGGCGAGCACTACCGCAAGGGCGTCGATTACGGCCACGGCAAGGGCGACCTTGAGGAGACCAGCCAGCACGTCGTCGCCGTCGAAGTCGGCCGCCGCTATCTGGAGACGACGTATGTGGACGATCCGGAGTCACCGGTCGTGACCGTCGTCCCTTACTTCGAACTCGACGAACGCGATACGACGGCCGTCCCCGCTGCCAGTGCCATGGGGACCGACTCCGGTGAATTGAAAGACGCTGCCAGCGAGTACGACCGCCACCGGATCGATGCCGTCGGTCTCGACGAGGACGGTCGCATCGTCGTCACCCTCGAAGCAGAGCGCGTCAACCACGACCTTCGGCGTGCTGTCCCCGAAGACTTCGACAAGATGGCTGCCTGTGATCCCGACGACGCGATCTGGGTGACTATGTCGCACTCCGAAGCTCACCGCGTCCTCGATGCGCTCAACGATCCCCTGGACGGTTCCCCCCGTATCGAGAAGACGTACGCCCAGAGCACGCCAGCCAGTGAGTTCCGTCTGGATACACCGGGCTGTACGGCGATGTATACCCTGGAGCAAGTGCGTGACATGGTCGACCGCGCATAGCTGGATTCTCGTGAGTGCCGTTGTTGGGCCACGTGGTGTCGCTTCCTTGGACGGCTCCCGGAGTCAGTCTATTGTGGCAATCTCCCTGCAGATACTCTGCGTGAGCCAACCTTGGATGGAATCCCCGCCAATGAGGAACGAGTGGATCTGGACTGTGACTAGAACGTATGCGTAGCGCTGCGCGGTGCTTACTGATCGACACCCCTGTCGAGGCCGGATCCCTCCGTAGAGAGCGTCGCAGCCCCGATACATCTGTCTCGGTAGATCGTCCTGGCTACAGCACGTTCCGTTCGTATGATGATTTCCAGACATGTGTTGCAAA
Above is a window of Haloarcula halophila DNA encoding:
- a CDS encoding ATP-binding protein gives rise to the protein MGDAATPTAPDLPVTAEDTDTYLRIQPALDPLDPSVVETQLRRLHRLDTQSDTTWFTSLFETTSTPTIEWLLVGTDQRLTYYVRTDRPDTIDPLERLLRGLFPDSYRFERVQLRREILLEPIRTASAQGETQPPVGVEYVRRCPAHPKDWQTTLTPFEAHYDAETARIPLAGIVETIATSTAPIVVQVLVRARPDWSLQREERRLALETRTDTLGGKIVNTLFGPPDDEEGLELPRPDEHRLAELDEREPRYSFDVNARALVGEVSSQASHQTSTDIANDLTTAFTGVSHTTYEIRGQLRTGSARNRLEVAVRDASFRDETGLTSRLGIARRNHPCLVADAREVGNFCLLDGAALTASGRRLVDSTPVERQPLSLPPATTLRRYHSPGLPIGQPLTSDGNPTPRPISLPPALQSLHVAWFGKTGSGKSTALESALLENHVGTDGADILIDGKGDGMPLEYLRIHYERFGTLENVLYFDCAELLPAFSFFDIRDELDRGIDRTAAVEDRVDHYVEILSQLMGRERFEQAVRSPDIIRYMVKAMFDPVSGSDAFSHRDLHGAIQEMHDRSSAPPVSDGDLERMLAGVVANRARTFDEIMQGVANRVEKIPVNPRLARIFNHVPETTADGEATEEPQFDLVDYLDEDVVVIFDLGGLRSESQRALTLLVLSNLWSALKRRAQTNAEMIPDTSAEVPQAEPSEEESLPLVNLYIEEAASVADSSLLSELLSQARSFGCGVTLAMQFPAQLRERSQRAYLEVLNNVSTIVSGNVAVDNHLAKRLSTDEMDPAAVATRLRALRRGEWLVSLPAAFDTDEPHPFLVRSLTPPRGHPAAPRTPGRPGFGTAVQQGQRRLETTAALGLIEPSSVDEEGQAEETPDRVDSALPYTNRLPPTVSYDDDIHGLACRECESRYDPDNSGMRRAIECCSSLEAVDRDDIPICEVNLKLTAEERADAEFADRQLLFLQAVYNAQQLRYDDIEYDIVHDSMLRLQEYLDVESEAIQDLLDAGLLSHDTDRPHRLYTVTPEGRGTIGEHYRKGVDYGHGKGDLEETSQHVVAVEVGRRYLETTYVDDPESPVVTVVPYFELDERDTTAVPAASAMGTDSGELKDAASEYDRHRIDAVGLDEDGRIVVTLEAERVNHDLRRAVPEDFDKMAACDPDDAIWVTMSHSEAHRVLDALNDPLDGSPRIEKTYAQSTPASEFRLDTPGCTAMYTLEQVRDMVDRA